One region of Moraxella sp. ZY210820 genomic DNA includes:
- a CDS encoding HNH/ENDO VII family nuclease yields the protein MIESLVATVKELPKTLEQSTGDFLERFGKDEKWVESIDDTVEFVKESTTVEKKTISTEYENIDLTDSSQYLDSESSQLTPLSDEMKDTLKEEGYSDNVIEKIGSEEEAKIYLDADVEPTVINGKDVLVKTNIDLEQKDGFGQTNLERMQQGKAPLDQNGKPYELHHIGQNKDSPLAELTQQEHRGKGNDTILHDKQKESEIDRQEFSKEKAEHWKARAMQSTTNQ from the coding sequence ATGATAGAAAGTTTAGTAGCTACTGTAAAAGAACTGCCAAAAACACTTGAACAATCAACAGGTGATTTTTTGGAGCGTTTTGGTAAAGATGAAAAATGGGTTGAATCTATTGATGATACTGTAGAGTTTGTTAAAGAATCTACCACTGTTGAAAAAAAGACTATTTCAACAGAGTATGAAAATATAGATTTGACTGATTCTTCTCAGTATCTTGATAGTGAATCATCCCAACTAACTCCATTATCAGATGAAATGAAGGATACCTTAAAAGAAGAAGGTTATTCTGATAATGTTATTGAAAAAATTGGTAGTGAAGAAGAAGCTAAAATTTACCTAGATGCTGATGTAGAGCCAACAGTGATTAATGGTAAAGATGTTTTAGTTAAAACAAACATAGATTTGGAACAAAAAGATGGCTTTGGTCAAACCAATTTGGAGCGTATGCAACAAGGTAAAGCCCCATTAGATCAAAATGGTAAACCTTATGAACTACATCATATTGGTCAAAATAAAGATTCGCCTTTAGCTGAATTGACGCAACAAGAGCATCGTGGCAAAGGCAATGATACGATTTTGCATGATAAGCAAAAAGAGAGCGAGATAGACAGACAAGAGTTTTCCAAAGAAAAAGCTGAACATTGGAAAGCAAGAGCTATGCAATCAACAACTAATCAGTAA
- a CDS encoding ATPase, T2SS/T4P/T4SS family, giving the protein MNQQMLKSEEIQIRQNALATLQNGHELLNKSYLANMGQFEIQSLEHSPKDKTQFATDVRIFKIERIVLENKQSVLESMTAAYTALGTAGYSVFLLLQGTGTQTNVYLGVRGQAGKIQGNTIANLVEKTFKGHFSGSQLNMLKGVQSEAIIKQLTAQTDCAVTAVTGVPSLSVQEREHFMQGLEHFIDAAEGREYTAMILAEPVGSQQLDMIQAGYEITATHLSPLQKQTLSFGENESDSVGLSISQGISQALGVSLGLTETHGTSESTTSTITNGTSESRSNTVTHGTSDSTSGKSTLGKIGTLGLAGIGLAIGGPAGGLLALAGNTLFDTHSKSTSYSNSTGTTTGTSYSESTGTTTGTSYSTAQSKTTTDTHTTSTNDTRSLNKTTGTNRQVTLEMTDKQIEQMLKKIDQQLERVNEARRYGAWQTAAYFVGDSIASSQSLASIFLGLMRGAKSNSENFALTTWDSEEQKSKNILQWLGNLSHPRLKADAYKQLDVSYLTPAILVSGKEMAMQLALPRRSTSTVTVVEAVPFGRRIQSTNLFNSSPNRTIELGQIHHLWTDLPQKVTLDVDKLSGHLFITGATGSGKSNTVYHLLNELNKQEIKFLIIEPAKGEYKHVFGNRSDVKVFGTNPNMSDLLKINPFKFPSTGHNPIHVLEHIDRLIEIFSMCWSMYDAMPAMLKQALLKAYELSGWDLDNSVNYYDNALFPSFVDLLQCLESEIEKSNYSAEVKSNYKGALITRVASLTTGLNKQLFSADEIDDNILFDENVIVDLSRVGSQETKSLIMGILVLRLNEYRMVNAVQMNTPLKHITVLEEAHNLLKNHTTHSEHGSNIASKSVELLSNAIAEMRTFGEGFIIADQSPNEVDISAIRNTNTKIIMRLPDEADYQLIGKASGLTDEQLPEIAKLPQGVAVIYQNDWLEPILCKVSHYHQLNETYYYQKSINEYLDIKVFNQNLARLIFNAENVDLMFLEKNIDKVVLSSKYKISLKTAIKKVQKNQPISIWSNEVDKTNLLLSIIGMRENIIEIFAQNKSINSFSYDLNGILVRYFDNINEQVIVLLKDELTNMFRKVKGL; this is encoded by the coding sequence CAAAATGGACATGAGTTGCTAAATAAAAGTTATTTGGCAAATATGGGACAATTTGAAATACAATCTTTGGAACATTCTCCAAAAGATAAAACGCAATTTGCAACTGATGTGCGTATATTTAAAATTGAACGAATTGTATTAGAAAATAAGCAGTCAGTATTGGAAAGTATGACTGCTGCTTATACTGCACTTGGTACAGCGGGTTACTCAGTATTCTTGCTATTACAAGGAACAGGTACTCAAACCAATGTATATCTTGGTGTGCGTGGGCAGGCAGGTAAAATTCAAGGTAATACGATTGCTAATTTGGTAGAAAAAACCTTTAAAGGGCATTTTTCTGGTAGTCAATTGAATATGCTGAAAGGTGTACAAAGCGAAGCTATCATTAAGCAATTAACAGCACAAACGGATTGTGCCGTTACAGCTGTAACAGGTGTTCCTTCTTTGTCAGTACAAGAGCGTGAACATTTTATGCAAGGCTTGGAGCATTTTATTGATGCAGCTGAAGGGCGTGAATATACTGCCATGATTTTAGCAGAGCCTGTAGGTAGCCAGCAATTAGATATGATACAAGCAGGCTATGAGATAACAGCAACGCATTTATCTCCATTGCAAAAGCAAACGCTATCTTTTGGTGAGAATGAAAGTGATAGTGTAGGCTTAAGTATTAGTCAGGGTATTAGTCAGGCTCTTGGTGTGAGTTTGGGTTTAACTGAAACACATGGGACATCAGAAAGCACAACTAGCACTATTACTAATGGCACATCAGAAAGTCGTAGCAATACGGTTACTCATGGTACATCAGATAGCACATCTGGTAAATCTACATTGGGGAAAATTGGTACTTTGGGGTTAGCAGGTATTGGCTTAGCAATAGGTGGTCCAGCAGGTGGATTACTTGCCTTAGCAGGCAATACTTTATTTGACACACATAGTAAAAGTACATCGTATTCAAATAGTACAGGTACAACAACTGGCACATCCTATTCTGAAAGTACGGGTACAACAACAGGTACTTCCTATAGCACCGCCCAATCAAAAACGACAACTGATACCCACACAACAAGCACTAATGATACAAGAAGTCTTAATAAAACTACAGGTACAAACCGCCAAGTCACCCTGGAAATGACGGATAAGCAAATTGAACAAATGCTTAAAAAAATTGATCAGCAATTAGAGCGTGTCAATGAAGCTCGTCGTTACGGGGCATGGCAAACAGCGGCTTATTTTGTAGGAGACAGTATTGCTTCATCACAGTCACTTGCAAGTATTTTTTTAGGATTAATGCGTGGTGCCAAGTCTAATAGCGAAAATTTTGCCTTAACGACTTGGGATAGCGAAGAGCAAAAATCTAAAAATATTTTGCAATGGTTAGGCAATTTATCGCACCCACGCCTAAAAGCAGATGCTTATAAACAATTAGATGTGAGTTATTTGACACCAGCGATATTAGTTTCAGGTAAGGAAATGGCAATGCAATTGGCTTTACCACGTCGTTCAACTTCTACTGTAACAGTGGTGGAAGCTGTACCGTTTGGTCGCCGCATTCAAAGTACAAACTTGTTTAATTCATCGCCAAATCGTACAATTGAACTTGGGCAAATTCATCATTTATGGACAGATTTACCACAAAAAGTAACGCTTGATGTGGATAAATTATCAGGACATTTATTTATTACAGGAGCAACAGGCTCTGGTAAGAGTAATACGGTTTATCATTTATTAAATGAACTCAATAAGCAAGAGATTAAATTTTTAATTATTGAGCCTGCCAAAGGTGAATACAAACATGTTTTTGGTAATCGTTCCGATGTTAAAGTATTTGGCACCAATCCAAATATGAGCGATTTACTAAAAATCAACCCATTTAAATTCCCAAGTACAGGTCATAATCCAATTCATGTACTCGAACATATTGACCGTTTGATTGAAATTTTTAGTATGTGTTGGTCGATGTATGATGCAATGCCAGCCATGCTAAAACAAGCACTATTAAAGGCTTATGAATTAAGTGGTTGGGATTTGGATAATTCTGTCAATTATTATGATAATGCTTTATTCCCAAGTTTTGTTGATTTATTGCAATGCTTGGAAAGCGAAATTGAAAAGTCTAATTATTCTGCCGAAGTAAAGAGTAATTATAAAGGTGCGTTGATTACTCGTGTTGCGTCATTAACAACAGGGCTAAATAAGCAATTATTTAGTGCTGATGAAATTGATGATAACATTTTATTTGATGAAAATGTGATTGTTGATTTGAGTCGTGTCGGTTCACAAGAAACCAAATCTTTGATTATGGGGATTTTGGTATTGCGTTTAAATGAGTACCGTATGGTGAATGCAGTTCAAATGAATACACCACTTAAGCATATCACAGTTTTGGAAGAGGCTCATAATTTATTAAAAAATCATACCACTCATAGCGAACATGGTTCCAATATTGCAAGTAAATCGGTAGAATTATTAAGCAATGCGATTGCTGAAATGCGAACTTTTGGTGAAGGGTTTATTATTGCTGACCAATCGCCAAATGAGGTGGATATTTCCGCCATTCGTAATACTAATACCAAAATAATCATGCGATTACCTGATGAAGCTGATTATCAGTTAATTGGTAAAGCATCAGGACTAACAGATGAACAATTACCTGAAATTGCCAAATTACCGCAAGGTGTGGCTGTCATTTATCAAAATGATTGGTTAGAGCCTATTTTGTGTAAGGTGTCGCATTATCATCAATTAAATGAAACGTATTATTACCAAAAATCAATTAATGAATATTTGGATATTAAAGTCTTTAACCAAAATTTAGCAAGGTTGATTTTTAATGCTGAGAATGTTGATTTGATGTTTTTAGAGAAAAACATTGATAAAGTTGTTTTATCAAGTAAATATAAGATTTCTTTAAAAACAGCTATTAAAAAAGTACAGAAAAACCAACCAATTTCAATTTGGTCAAATGAAGTAGATAAAACCAATTTGTTATTATCAATCATTGGTATGCGAGAGAATATTATTGAGATATTCGCTCAGAATAAATCAATAAATTCTTTTAGTTATGATTTAAATGGGATATTAGTTCGCTATTTTGATAATATTAATGAACAAGTCATTGTATTATTAAAAGATGAATTAACTAATATGTTTCGTAAAGTGAAAGGGCTATGA